The DNA sequence GTTCCTGCACCTCGAATACGCAGACAAGGCCACGCTCTACGTCCCCGTGTCGCAGCTGCACCTGATCAGCCGCTACACCGGCGTCAGCGCGGACGAGGCGCCGCTGCACAAGCTCGGCTCCGGCCAGTGGGAGAAGGCCAAGCGCAAGGCGGCGGAGCAGGTGCGCGACGCCGCGGCCGAGCTGCTCAACCTCTACGCCCGCCGCGCCGCGCGCGAGGGCCACGCCTTCCGCTACGCGGCGCAGGACTACGAGGCGTTCGCGGCCAGCTTCGGCTTCGAAGAGACCGCCGACCAGAACGCCGCGATCCACGCCGTGATCCAGGACATGATCAGCCCGCGCCCGATGGACCGGCTGGTCTGCGGCGATGTGGGTTTCGGCAAGACGGAAGTGGCGCTGCGGGCGGCGTTCGTCGCGGTGATGGGCGGCAAGCAGGTCGCCCTGCTCGCGCCCACCACGCTGCTGGCCGAGCAGCACCACCAGACGCTGGTCGACCGCTTCGCGCAGTGGCCGGTGAAGATCGCCGAGATGAGCCGCTTCCGCTCGCCCAAGGAGGTGAAGGCGGCGATGGAGGGGCTGGCGGCCGGCACGATCGACATCGTGGTCGGCACGCACAAGCTGCTCAGCCCGGACACCCAGTTCAAGAACCTGGGCCTGCTGATCATCGACGAGGAACACCGCTTCGGCGTACGCCACAAGGAGCAGATGAAGGCGATGCGCGCCGAGGTCGATGTGCTCACGCTGACCGCGACACCGATCCCGCGCACGCTGGGCATGGCGCTCGAAGGCCTGCGCGACCTGTCGGTGATCGCGACCGCGCCGCAGCGCCGGCTGGCGATCAAGACGTTTGTCCGCAACGAGAGCAAGGGCGTGATCCGCGAAGCGGTGCTGCGCGAGTTCCAGCGGGGCGGGCAGGTCTACTTCCTGCACAACGAGGTCGACACGATCGAGAACCGCCGCCAGTCGCTGCAGGAGCTGATCCCCGAGGCGCGCATCGGTGTCGCCCATGGCCAGATGCCCGAGCGCGAGCTGGAGCGGGTGATGCGCGACTTCGTGGCGCAGCGCCACAACGTGCTGCTGTGCTCGACCATCATCGAGACCGGCATCGACGTGCCGACTGCCAACACCATCCTCATGGCGCGGGCGGACAAGTTCGGCCTGGCCCAGCTGCACCAGCTGCGCGGACGCGTCGGCCGCAGCCACCACCAGGCCTATGCCTACCTGCTGGTGCCCGACATCGAGGGCCTCACCAAGCAGGCGCAGCAGCGGCTGGACGCGATCCAGAGCATGGAAGAACTCGGCTCGGGCTTCTACCTCGCGATGCACGACCTGGAGATCCGCGGCGCCGGCGAGGTGCTGGGCGACCACCAGAGCGGCAACATGATGGAGGTGGGCTTCCAGCTCTACAACGAGATGCTGTCGGAAGCGGTGCGCGCCCTCAAGGCGGGCCAGGAGCCGGACCTGCTCTCGCCCACCGGCTTCTTTGGCGCGACCACCGACGTCAACCTGCACGCGCCGGCGTTGCTGCCGGACGCCTATTGCCCGGACGTGCAGGTGCGCCTGAACCTCTACAAGCGCCTGGCCACCGCGGACAAGGCGGACAAGATCGACACGATGCTGGAGGAGTGTGTCGACCGCTTCGGCAAGCTGCCGGCGCAGGCGCAGGCGCTGTTCGACCTGCACCGGCTGCGCGTGCAGGCGAAGCCCTACGGCGTGACCAAGATCGATGCAGGCCCGGCGGTGATCAACATCCACTTCCGCCCGAATCCGCCGATCGACCCGATGCGCATCATCGATCTGGTGCAGAAGAACCGGAACGTGAAGCTCGCCGGCAACGACAAGCTGCGCATCGAACGCGCCTATCCGGATGCCAAGGACCGGGCCCAGTACGTGCGCGACGTGCTGCGGGCGCTGGGCACGCCGCTGGCTGGCCGCTGACCTCGCCAGCAGGCTTTACACGGCAGCAACAGCGCGGTGGGGATGGCGTTCACATGACCGTTGCAGAATCAGGGTTATCCCTTGAACCACTGCAACTCCACCATGACGATCCAACGCCACTGGGCCACGCCCCTCACCATCGGCGCCTTCTTGCTGATGGCCGTCACCGGGGGGCTGATGTTCTTCCACCTCGACCGCGGCCTGAACAAGGAGGCCCACGAATGGCTGGGCTGGGCCATGGTCGTGGCGGTCGGTCTGCACGTCGCGGTCAACTTCGCCGCCTTCAAGCGCCACCTGACCCAGACGACCGGGCGGGTGCTGATCGGCGTGTTCGCCGTGCTGCTGGGGCTGTCCTTCCTCAGCGTCGGCGACCAGAAGAGCGAACCAGGCTTCGCGCCGCCGCTGCGGGCCATGGCGCAGGTGCCGCTGTCGACGCTGGCCCCGGTGCTGAAACTCACGCCGGCCGAGCTGCGCGAGCGCCTGGGCGCTTCCGGCGTGCTGGCCACCTCGGACACGCAGACCCTGGCGGAGCTGGTCGGCCCGGACCTGAAGCGCCAGATCGGTGTGCTCAACGGACTGCTGGCCGCCCCCAGACCCTGAGGTCCGGCGGCCGAGCGGGTAGGATCGCGGGCTGTTCCCACTGCACTGTCCGCCGCGATGTCTGTTGCCGCTTCCCCCCGTGAACTTGCCCCCGGCCTGGTGATCCAGGGTTTCGAGCCCCCGCTGCGCCTGAGCGACTTCAAGCTCATCGCCTTCGACATGGACTCGACGCTGATCAACATCGAGTGCGTCGACGAGATCGCCGACGCCGCCGGGCGCAAGGCCGAGGTCGCCGCCATCACCGCCGCGGCGATGCGCGGCGAGATCACCGACTACAAGGACAGCCTGCGCCGCCGCGTGGCCCTGCTGCAGGGCGTGCCGGCCAGCGCGCTGGAAGAGGTCTACACGCAGCGCCTGCAGCTGAATCCGGGCGCCGAAGCGCTGGTCCGGGCCTGCCGCGCCGCCGGCCTGAAGACGCTGCTGGTCTCGGGCGGCTTCACGTTCTTCGCGGACCGCGTGGCCGCACGCCTGCAACTCGACGAGGCGCGCAGCAACCTGCTGGAGATCGTGGACGGCCAGCTGACGGGCCGCATGGTCGACCAGCCCTGGGGCGACATCTGCGACGGCGAGGAAAAGCGCCGCACGCTGCTGGCCACCTGCGCCCGCCTGGGCATCGCCCCGGCGCAGGCCATCGCCATGGGCGACGGCGCCAACGACCTGCCGATGATGGGTGTGGCGGGCCTGTCGGTCGCGCACCACGCCAAACCGGCCGTGCGCGCCCAGGCCATGGTCGCCATCGACGACGGCGGACTCGACCGCCTGCTCGACGTCTTCAGGGACCGCTGAGCACCATCTGGGTCCGGATCTCGTCGCTCCAGTCCTCGAAATCGTCCTCGCTCATGCCCAGCGCCGCCAGCGCCTGGACGCCCCCGCGCAGCCACTCGCCGTGGCGGTTGCGGCCGCGGTGGAGCTGGATCATGCGCTCGGCCACCAGCGCCAGCGCGATCAGCAGGCTGGACGGCCGGCGGCGGTGTTCCGCGCCGAGCACGCGGTAGTCGTGGTGCAGGCAGACCGCCTCGACGATCTCCTCGCCGACGCCCCAGGTCCGGGCCAGCGCGGCACCAACGACCGCATGGTCGGTGCCGTGTCGTCCGCGTTCCACCTCGGTGAAGGCGCGGAAGCCGAGATTGGCTTCGGCCAGCGTGGCGCGGTAGCTGGGTGATTCGAAGCGCTGCAGCAGCACGGGAATCCCGACGTCGCAGAACAGCCCGAAGGTCTGCGCCACGTCCGGCGCGACCTCGCCATGCCGGCGCGCCAGCCAGGCCATCGCCACGCTGCGCCGGTGCGCGACATCCCAGAAGCGCTCCAGCGAGGGCCCGTGCGCGGGCAGCACCTCGCGCAGGGCCAGCGCACTGAGCAGCGCGGTACAGCGCACGGGTCCGAGCCGCTCGAAGGCCTGGGCCAGCGTGCCGCGACCACGTCCGCGGCCGAGCCAGGGCGCATAGGCCGCCTTCAGCAGCGCGGCAGAGACGGCCACATCCGTCATGGCAATGCGGGCGAGTTCCTCGCTGCGTGGTGGTGTGCGCGCCAGTTCGGCGCGCAGGCGCAACAGCATGTCAGGACACGGCGGAATGCCGATGTCGGCGACCAGCGCCGACAGCATCGGTGCATCGGACAAGGCCGACGCCACCGAGGGCGCGAGGAGGTCAGACGGGACGGAGAGCACATGCATAGCCACTTTTCGGCGCCCATGCCACCGTGCTGTATGCACCACCCCGCCTGACCGTGATGAACCGCACGACCTGAATCGATGATCTCGGAATGCAAACGCCGGGATTTCGTGCAGATCCGGGCCGATTCAGGCCCGTTCGACGGGGTTCAGCGCGCGGCGGGCAGCACGACGATGCCGTCCGCATCGGCCACCAGCCAGTCGCCGGGCCGCACGGTCACACCCTGGATCTGCACGGCCACATCGACCAGTCCGGCCTGGCGGCGGTCGGTCGGCAGCGGCATGGGGGCGAGTGCGAACAGGCCCACGTCGCAGGCGGCCAGTTCCGCCAGATCGCGCACGCAGCCATCCACCACGACACCGGCCCAGCCGTTGCGCGCCGCCGCGGCCGCGATGTTGCCGCCGATGAGTGCCCGGCGCAGCGAGCCGGCGCCATCGACCACCAGCACGCGCCCCTGGCCGGGGCCTTCCAGCGCCGCCTTGACGGAGGTGTTGTCCTCGAAACACTTCACGGTGGTCACCGGGCCGGCAAAGGCCGCACGGCCGCCGAACGAGCGGAACACCGGCGGCAGGACGCGGAAGGCGCCACTGGTATCGCCCTTGTGCAGGTCGCAGAGGTCGCAGGTCGAGGTGAGCGTGGTGGGAGCAGGTGCAGTCATGGTTCAGGGGGATGAAGGACGCAGCGGCGCCGCATCCAGATGGGACAGGAAGTCGCCCGCGCGCTGGAAACCGATGACGCGGTGCGCGGGCAGTTCGCGCCCGGCAGTGTCGAACAGCAGGATGGCCGGCGGCCCGAACAGGCCGTAGCGGCGCATCAGGGCCTTGTCGTCGGCGTTGTTGGCCGTCACGTCGACCTGCAGCAGCAGCATCCCGGCCAGGCGCTCCTTGACGGCCGGATCGGTGAAGGTGAAGCGCTCCATTTCCTTGCAGGAAACACACCAGTCGGCATAGAAATCGAACAGCACCGGGCGCCCTGCCGTGCGCACGGCCTCGTCCAGTTCGGCCAGGGTGCGGACGCGGCGGAACACCACGCCATCGCCCGGTATCGTGTGGCTGGAGGCACCTGCAGCCTCCACGGTGGATCCGAAGGACAGCACCGGCCAGACCATCCAGGCCGCCACCGCCAGCAGCATCACGCCGAAGCTGCGCTTGACCCACTCCATCCAGGCACCCGCCCTGGGCAGCAGCGAACCCGCCGACAAGCCGACCAGCATCAGCGGCACGCTCATGCCGCAAGCCATGGCGAACAGCGCCACGCCCCCGAGCACCACGTCGCGCGTCTGGCTGATGTAGACCAGCGCACCCGCCAGCGGCGCGGCCACGCACGGCCCGACGATCAGCGCCGAGACGCCGCCCATCACGAACACACCGCCATAGCGACCGCCTTCGACCTGGCTGCTGGCGGCGTGCAGACGGGTCTGCCACGACGCCGGAATCTGCAGGTCATAGAAGCCGAACATCGACAGCGACAACCCCACCAGCACCAGCGCGAACGCCCCCAGCACCCAGGGCGTCTGCAGCGTCGCCGCCAGTCCCTCGCCGGCCAGCCCTGCGGCCACACCCATGCCGGTGTAGACCAGCGCCATGCCGAGCGCGTACGCCCCCGACAGCAGCAGGCCACGCTGGCGCGAGCCGCCGCCCCCCTGTCCCAGGATGATCGAGGACAGGATGGGCACCATCGGCAGCACGCAGGGCGTGAACGACAGCAACACGCCAGCCAGCGCGAAGACCCCCGCGACACCCCACAGGTTGCCCGAGCGCAGCACGGTGCCGAAGCGGTCGAACACACTGGCCTCGGGCGCGGGCGTTGCCTCGGCGGAGGACAACGCGGCATCCCCGGTCGCGTCCGCCGCCACGACACGCACCGCCCGCAGCGCACCAGCCTCCTGGCGCACCTGCAGCTGGTGGATCTGCGGCGGATAGCACAGGCCCTTGTCGGCGCAACCCTGGTGCGTCACCTTCACCGTGAACTGCCCGGGGGCGGACTGCACCGCCAGCGGCACCTCCAGGACGTCGTGGTAGATCTCGACCTCCTTCTGGAAGGTCTCGTCGAACTTGACCACCCCCGCCGGATAGACCGGCGGCGACAGCACGACATCCGGTCCGC is a window from the Sphaerotilus montanus genome containing:
- the mfd gene encoding transcription-repair coupling factor, which encodes MQLPKIAPGHRFTVPRPLGSADALLLARFAQQHKAAGNVLGVVTAEPADVQRLPDELAFFAPDLRVAVFPDWETLPYDTFSPHQDLISERLATLWRIRSGEVDVVLLPATTALTRLAPPSFMAGYTFHFKQKQKLDEAKLKSQLTLAGYQHVSQVVSHGEYAVRGGLIDLFPMGSLVPYRVDLFDNEVDSIRVFDPDSQRSLYPVPEVRLLPGREFPMDERARQDFRARWRERMEGDPSKARLYKDIAQGIVGGGIEYFLPLFFDETASIFDYLGPNAVLALHGEVNEALERFWTETRERHRFLQHDPERPILPPEDLYLKLDEFFSRCNGHAQLSIRGNEAVDWARPLPDLAIERGGQDPLRKLEEHLTRTARSQGETRSPTRVLIVAESAGRRESILELLRDHRLEPASVESLAAFLASDHRYAITTSPLAAGFFWTESHVQFVTETELFDSAPTHRRRRRQEATSDVDALIKDLSELKVGDPVVHANHGIGRYQGLIGIDLGEGPTEFLHLEYADKATLYVPVSQLHLISRYTGVSADEAPLHKLGSGQWEKAKRKAAEQVRDAAAELLNLYARRAAREGHAFRYAAQDYEAFAASFGFEETADQNAAIHAVIQDMISPRPMDRLVCGDVGFGKTEVALRAAFVAVMGGKQVALLAPTTLLAEQHHQTLVDRFAQWPVKIAEMSRFRSPKEVKAAMEGLAAGTIDIVVGTHKLLSPDTQFKNLGLLIIDEEHRFGVRHKEQMKAMRAEVDVLTLTATPIPRTLGMALEGLRDLSVIATAPQRRLAIKTFVRNESKGVIREAVLREFQRGGQVYFLHNEVDTIENRRQSLQELIPEARIGVAHGQMPERELERVMRDFVAQRHNVLLCSTIIETGIDVPTANTILMARADKFGLAQLHQLRGRVGRSHHQAYAYLLVPDIEGLTKQAQQRLDAIQSMEELGSGFYLAMHDLEIRGAGEVLGDHQSGNMMEVGFQLYNEMLSEAVRALKAGQEPDLLSPTGFFGATTDVNLHAPALLPDAYCPDVQVRLNLYKRLATADKADKIDTMLEECVDRFGKLPAQAQALFDLHRLRVQAKPYGVTKIDAGPAVINIHFRPNPPIDPMRIIDLVQKNRNVKLAGNDKLRIERAYPDAKDRAQYVRDVLRALGTPLAGR
- a CDS encoding DUF4405 domain-containing protein — its product is MTIQRHWATPLTIGAFLLMAVTGGLMFFHLDRGLNKEAHEWLGWAMVVAVGLHVAVNFAAFKRHLTQTTGRVLIGVFAVLLGLSFLSVGDQKSEPGFAPPLRAMAQVPLSTLAPVLKLTPAELRERLGASGVLATSDTQTLAELVGPDLKRQIGVLNGLLAAPRP
- the serB gene encoding phosphoserine phosphatase SerB; amino-acid sequence: MSVAASPRELAPGLVIQGFEPPLRLSDFKLIAFDMDSTLINIECVDEIADAAGRKAEVAAITAAAMRGEITDYKDSLRRRVALLQGVPASALEEVYTQRLQLNPGAEALVRACRAAGLKTLLVSGGFTFFADRVAARLQLDEARSNLLEIVDGQLTGRMVDQPWGDICDGEEKRRTLLATCARLGIAPAQAIAMGDGANDLPMMGVAGLSVAHHAKPAVRAQAMVAIDDGGLDRLLDVFRDR
- a CDS encoding HDOD domain-containing protein; the protein is MHVLSVPSDLLAPSVASALSDAPMLSALVADIGIPPCPDMLLRLRAELARTPPRSEELARIAMTDVAVSAALLKAAYAPWLGRGRGRGTLAQAFERLGPVRCTALLSALALREVLPAHGPSLERFWDVAHRRSVAMAWLARRHGEVAPDVAQTFGLFCDVGIPVLLQRFESPSYRATLAEANLGFRAFTEVERGRHGTDHAVVGAALARTWGVGEEIVEAVCLHHDYRVLGAEHRRRPSSLLIALALVAERMIQLHRGRNRHGEWLRGGVQALAALGMSEDDFEDWSDEIRTQMVLSGP
- the rraA gene encoding ribonuclease E activity regulator RraA, translated to MTAPAPTTLTSTCDLCDLHKGDTSGAFRVLPPVFRSFGGRAAFAGPVTTVKCFEDNTSVKAALEGPGQGRVLVVDGAGSLRRALIGGNIAAAAARNGWAGVVVDGCVRDLAELAACDVGLFALAPMPLPTDRRQAGLVDVAVQIQGVTVRPGDWLVADADGIVVLPAAR
- the dsbD gene encoding protein-disulfide reductase DsbD; protein product: MKMNCFSGSDVRRLVWRCLAAVLVWLVVTGPVRAAETFLEPEQAFRLSVRVADAQTLALRFEVAPGYYLYRERFEVLPGGPDVVLSPPVYPAGVVKFDETFQKEVEIYHDVLEVPLAVQSAPGQFTVKVTHQGCADKGLCYPPQIHQLQVRQEAGALRAVRVVAADATGDAALSSAEATPAPEASVFDRFGTVLRSGNLWGVAGVFALAGVLLSFTPCVLPMVPILSSIILGQGGGGSRQRGLLLSGAYALGMALVYTGMGVAAGLAGEGLAATLQTPWVLGAFALVLVGLSLSMFGFYDLQIPASWQTRLHAASSQVEGGRYGGVFVMGGVSALIVGPCVAAPLAGALVYISQTRDVVLGGVALFAMACGMSVPLMLVGLSAGSLLPRAGAWMEWVKRSFGVMLLAVAAWMVWPVLSFGSTVEAAGASSHTIPGDGVVFRRVRTLAELDEAVRTAGRPVLFDFYADWCVSCKEMERFTFTDPAVKERLAGMLLLQVDVTANNADDKALMRRYGLFGPPAILLFDTAGRELPAHRVIGFQRAGDFLSHLDAAPLRPSSP